A single window of Periplaneta americana isolate PAMFEO1 chromosome 14, P.americana_PAMFEO1_priV1, whole genome shotgun sequence DNA harbors:
- the LOC138713579 gene encoding uncharacterized protein, whose amino-acid sequence MYARRAKIDSAAAESTRSLIGLQAATEQAAGLAAMPQTIPAPMSTPASKITASTAYAGMNKDACQQGNSMIGEQLRGYQQPSLLFNVVPTAEDTDMNISMMEQFPSASATPPSKLGPDVAKRKLFSSPHCSSSPRSNKLKMAALKAKVKRLEKKLQQVEEDRISDQVGRRREPMATSSQLPTIVQKI is encoded by the exons ATGTATGCTAGGAGGGCGAAGATTGATTCTGCAGCTGCTGAAA gtacgcgtagtctcataggtttacaagctgcaactgagcaggctgcaggcttggcagctatgcctcaaacaattcctgctcctatgagtactccagcttcaaagattactgcttcgacggcatatgccgggatgaataaagatgcatgccaacaag ggaacagtatgattggtgaacagctgaggggctatcagcaaccatcgctcctattcaatgtggttcccacagctgaag ataCTGACATGAATATATCCATGATGGAACAGTTTCCTTCAGCTTCAGCTACACCTCCTTCCAAACTTG GTCCTGATGTTGCAAAACGAAAACTTTTCTCCAGTCCTCACTGCTCATCTTCACCCAGGAGCAACAAACTAAAAATGGCAGCTCTGAAAGCAAAGGTGAAGAGACTGGAGAAAAAATTGCAACAAGTCGAAGAAGACAGAATTTCGGATCAAGTTGGAAGGAGAAGGGAGCCAATGGCCACATCATCTCAACTGCCAACAATTGTTCAAAAGATATAA